From one Magnolia sinica isolate HGM2019 chromosome 18, MsV1, whole genome shotgun sequence genomic stretch:
- the LOC131232444 gene encoding actin-related protein 2/3 complex subunit 5A isoform X2: MAGQTHQQQDGFVEADNAEAIIARIEHKSRKIETLLKQSKPVEALKTALEGSPPKTRDERCKSANWIVVHRAMMAIKDVDGMFSSLDPEYYDILMKDSSSKEWYGVWTDPPSLLGAWTLEGDSSM; the protein is encoded by the exons ATGGCTGGACAGACACATCAACAACAAGACGGGTTCGTCGAAGCCGACAACGCCGAAGCCATCATCGCCAGAATCGAACACAAATCCCGCAAAATCGAAACCCTACTCAAGCA GTCTAAACCGGTCGAAGCCCTCAAAACCGCTCTCGAAGGATCTCCTCCGAAGACCCGAGATGAGAGATGCAAG TCAGCAAATTGGATAGTGGTGCATCGGGCGATGATGGCCATCAAAGATGTGGATGGGATGTTCTCCTCATTGGATCCGGAATACTACGACATCCTCATGAA GGATTCATCCTCCAAAGAATGGTATGGGGTATGGACTGATCCGCCTTCATTACTTGGGGCATGGACTTTAGAAGGTGACAGCAGTATGTAG